The following coding sequences lie in one Anguilla anguilla isolate fAngAng1 chromosome 14, fAngAng1.pri, whole genome shotgun sequence genomic window:
- the LOC118212404 gene encoding probable G-protein coupled receptor 21, with the protein MNDSSDSNQSSPPFCLLDLGYSHVLNTCVLEVAIILFLTVLIIAGNLVVIFVFHCAPLLNHHTTSAFIQTMAYADLLVGVSCLIPSLSLLHYLSRLDEELTCKIFGYMVSVLKSVSMASLACVSVDRYVAITRPLSYATLVTACRLRVCIVLIWLYSGLVFLPSFFGWGKPGYHGDIMRWCAESWATRPHFTSFIVALLYAPAALTVCFTYCNIFRICQQHTREMSERRARFGPQEGEPGEGPASPDKRYAMVLFRITSVFYILWLPYIIYFLLESAGIYRHPVASFLTTWLAISNSFCNCLIYSLSNSAFRKGLKRLCSFCVRRVDGKKPPAAGGGGGGSARSACHA; encoded by the coding sequence ATGAACGACTCGTCAGACAGCAACCAGAGCAGTCCGCCCTTCTGCCTCCTGGACCTGGGCTACTCGCACGTGCTCAACACCTGCGTCCTGGAGGTGGccatcatcctcttcctcaccgtGCTCATCATCGCCGGGAACCTGGTGGTGATCTTCGTCTTCCACTGCGCGCCCCTGCTCAACCACCACACCACCAGCGCCTTCATCCAGACCATGGCCTACGCCGACCTGCTGGTGGGCGTGAGCTGCCTGATCCCGTCGCTCTCCCTGCTGCACTACCTGAGCCGGCTGGACGAGGAGCTCACCTGCAAGATCTTCGGCTACATGGTGTCGGTGCTGAAGAGCGTCTCCATGGCGTCGCTGGCGTGCGTGAGCGTGGACCGCTACGTGGCCATCACGCGGCCGCTCTCCTACGCCACGCTGGTGACGGCGTGCCGCCTGCGCGTCTGCATCGTGCTCATCTGGCTCTACTCCGGGCTCGTCTTCCTCCCCTCCTTCTTCGGCTGGGGCAAGCCCGGCTACCACGGCGACATCATGCGCTGGTGCGCGGAGTCCTGGGCCACGCGGCCGCACTTCACCTCCTTCATCGTGGCGCTGCTGTACGCGCCCGCCGCCCTCACCGTCTGCTTCACCTACTGCAACATCTTCCGCATCTGCCAGCAGCACACGCGCGAGATGAGCGAGCGCCGCGCCCGCTTCGGGCCCCAGGAGGGCGAGCCGGGCGAGGGCCCCGCCTCGCCCGACAAGCGCTACGCCATGGTGCTCTTCCGCATCACCAGCGTCTTCTACATCCTCTGGCTGCCCTACATCATCTACTTCCTGCTGGAGAGCGCCGGCATCTACCGCCACCCCGTGGcctccttcctcaccacctGGCTGGCCATCAGCAACAGCTTCTGCAACTGCCTGATCTACAGCCTGTCCAACAGCGCCTTCCGCAAGGGCCTGAAGCGGCTGTGCTCCTTCTGCGTGCGCCGCGTCGACGGCAAGAAGCCGCCGGccgccggaggaggaggaggaggcagcgcGCGCTCGGCGTGCCACGCGTAG